A single window of Archangium gephyra DNA harbors:
- a CDS encoding serine/threonine-protein kinase, translated as MTQAGEAGTVGRYRLVSRLARGGMAEVFLGVLPGPEGFEKPVVVKRLLPELAGQEAYRQMFAQEARLMATFGHAHVVSVLDFGLEAGAPYLVLEYVEGVDLARALAARGPLAPALVRHLGLCLLRALEHVHGLHDTRGEWLGLVHRDVSPANVLLGHTGDVKLGDFGIAKGLRTPSRTAPGSTRGTLRYMSPEQLRGGPLDARADLFSLGVLLYEAVVGRSPFAAATDAQLLLAVRDARLEPADTLLQRAGPALAGVLQRALRPHPAERYASAGDMARALLAVDTGSGAEQPWHVAGLVAETLATGRDPGVSAPGKKAASPFSAALLEGRGDEEA; from the coding sequence ATGACGCAGGCAGGAGAGGCAGGGACGGTGGGCCGCTACCGGCTGGTGTCCCGCCTGGCGCGCGGAGGAATGGCGGAGGTGTTCCTCGGCGTCCTGCCCGGGCCCGAGGGCTTCGAGAAGCCGGTGGTGGTCAAACGGCTGTTGCCGGAGCTGGCCGGGCAGGAGGCCTACCGGCAGATGTTCGCCCAGGAGGCGCGGCTGATGGCCACCTTCGGCCACGCGCATGTCGTCTCGGTGCTGGATTTCGGGCTGGAGGCGGGCGCGCCCTACCTGGTGCTGGAGTACGTGGAGGGGGTGGACCTGGCCCGGGCGCTCGCCGCGAGGGGACCGCTCGCCCCCGCGCTCGTGCGGCACCTGGGCCTGTGCCTGCTGCGCGCGCTCGAGCACGTGCACGGCCTGCACGACACCCGGGGCGAGTGGCTGGGGCTCGTCCACCGGGACGTGAGCCCCGCCAACGTGCTGCTCGGGCATACCGGCGACGTGAAGCTGGGGGACTTCGGCATCGCCAAGGGGCTGCGCACGCCCTCGCGCACCGCGCCCGGCAGCACGCGCGGTACGCTGCGCTACATGTCTCCCGAGCAGCTGCGTGGCGGCCCCCTGGACGCACGGGCCGATCTCTTCTCGCTCGGGGTGCTCCTGTACGAGGCGGTGGTGGGCCGCAGCCCCTTCGCCGCGGCCACGGACGCGCAGCTGCTGCTCGCCGTGCGGGACGCGCGCCTGGAGCCCGCCGACACCCTGCTGCAACGGGCCGGGCCTGCCCTGGCGGGCGTCCTCCAACGCGCCCTGCGCCCCCACCCCGCCGAGCGCTACGCCTCCGCGGGAGACATGGCGCGCGCCCTGCTGGCCGTGGACACCGGCTCCGGGGCGGAGCAGCCCTGGCACGTGGCCGGGCTGGTGGCGGAGACGCTCGCCACCGGGCGAGACCCGGGGGTCTCGGCTCCTGGGAAAAAGGCCGCGAGTCCCTTCTCCGCCGCCCTGCTCGAAGGCCGGGGAGACGAGGAGGCGTGA